In one Rhea pennata isolate bPtePen1 chromosome 15, bPtePen1.pri, whole genome shotgun sequence genomic region, the following are encoded:
- the ZDHHC4 gene encoding palmitoyltransferase ZDHHC4 isoform X2, translated as MDFLTLFLIYLCFVLATISLVCIYSRRKQSFLARSVNGAAQILSFLIPTWLQRMTQRVLHRLFHTRSCLFVVLHIALQAAVYGEYTWEVFGYCWELEFPIHLLLLPYLLLAVNMSFFILCSWANPGIITKSNHTSLIKIYAYDAVLFQKGIMCPTCNMEKPARSKHCSLCNICVHRFDHHCVWVNNCIGAFNTKYFFLYLLTLTAMAANIAVITAAFLIQVVLLSNMMHGSYIDNQGQEHAIEILFLIQHLFLIFPRIVFMLGFVILLTLVLGAYCCFNLYLASTNQTSNE; from the exons ATGGATTTTCTGACACTCTTCTTgatatatttgtgttttgttcttgcTACTATTAGTCTAGTCTGCATCTACTCCAGAAGGAAACAGAGTTTCCTTGCACGGAGTGTCAATGGTGCAGCCCAG atattGTCATTTTTAATCCCCACATGGCTTCAAAGAATGACACAGAGGGTGCTTCACAGACTCTTCCACACACg aagctgtttgtttgttgtCCTGCATATAGCCTTGCAAGCAGCAGTTTATGGTGAATACACATGGGAAGTGTTTGGTTACTGCTGGGAGCTGGAGTTCCCCATCCACCTCCTGCTGCTACCCTACCTGTTGCTGGCTGTGAATATGTCGTTCTTCATTCTCTGCTCTTGGGCCAATCCTG GTATAATAACCAAATCAAATCACACATCATTGATTAAAATTTATGCATATGATGCTGTATTGTTTCAGAAAGGTATCATGTGCCCTACATGCAACATGGAGAAACCAGCCAGATCAAAACATTGCA GTTTATGTAATATCTGTGTACATCGTTTTGATCACCACTGTGTGTGGGTCAACAACTGCATAGGTGCCTTCAATACaaagtatttcttcctttacCTATTGACACTGACTGCTATGGCTGCAAACATTGCAGTCATCACAGCAGCATTTCTCATCCAAGTGGTGCTGCTGTCAAATATGATGCATGGAAGTTACATTGATAACCAAGGACAAGAGCATGCTATTGAGATTCTCTTTCTCATTCAG caccttttcttgatttttcctAGGATTGTCTTCATGCTTGGTTTTGTTATTCTTCTCACTCTTGTACTGGGAGCATACTGCTGTTTCAATCTATACTTGGCCTCAACCAACCAAACATCTAATGAATG a
- the ZDHHC4 gene encoding palmitoyltransferase ZDHHC4 isoform X1: MDFLTLFLIYLCFVLATISLVCIYSRRKQSFLARSVNGAAQILSFLIPTWLQRMTQRVLHRLFHTRSCLFVVLHIALQAAVYGEYTWEVFGYCWELEFPIHLLLLPYLLLAVNMSFFILCSWANPGIITKSNHTSLIKIYAYDAVLFQKGIMCPTCNMEKPARSKHCSLCNICVHRFDHHCVWVNNCIGAFNTKYFFLYLLTLTAMAANIAVITAAFLIQVVLLSNMMHGSYIDNQGQEHAIEILFLIQHLFLIFPRIVFMLGFVILLTLVLGAYCCFNLYLASTNQTSNEWYKSRRYGCSHHLALQPQDKRVIYKNIYSNGIWMNLKEIFKPHTVLERKKKA; encoded by the exons ATGGATTTTCTGACACTCTTCTTgatatatttgtgttttgttcttgcTACTATTAGTCTAGTCTGCATCTACTCCAGAAGGAAACAGAGTTTCCTTGCACGGAGTGTCAATGGTGCAGCCCAG atattGTCATTTTTAATCCCCACATGGCTTCAAAGAATGACACAGAGGGTGCTTCACAGACTCTTCCACACACg aagctgtttgtttgttgtCCTGCATATAGCCTTGCAAGCAGCAGTTTATGGTGAATACACATGGGAAGTGTTTGGTTACTGCTGGGAGCTGGAGTTCCCCATCCACCTCCTGCTGCTACCCTACCTGTTGCTGGCTGTGAATATGTCGTTCTTCATTCTCTGCTCTTGGGCCAATCCTG GTATAATAACCAAATCAAATCACACATCATTGATTAAAATTTATGCATATGATGCTGTATTGTTTCAGAAAGGTATCATGTGCCCTACATGCAACATGGAGAAACCAGCCAGATCAAAACATTGCA GTTTATGTAATATCTGTGTACATCGTTTTGATCACCACTGTGTGTGGGTCAACAACTGCATAGGTGCCTTCAATACaaagtatttcttcctttacCTATTGACACTGACTGCTATGGCTGCAAACATTGCAGTCATCACAGCAGCATTTCTCATCCAAGTGGTGCTGCTGTCAAATATGATGCATGGAAGTTACATTGATAACCAAGGACAAGAGCATGCTATTGAGATTCTCTTTCTCATTCAG caccttttcttgatttttcctAGGATTGTCTTCATGCTTGGTTTTGTTATTCTTCTCACTCTTGTACTGGGAGCATACTGCTGTTTCAATCTATACTTGGCCTCAACCAACCAAACATCTAATGAATGGTATAAATCTAGAAGATATGGGTGTTCTCACCATCTAGCATTGCAGCCTCAGGACAAACGAGTtatctacaaaaatatttattctaacGGAATCTGGATGAATTTAAAGGAAATCTTTAAGCCTCATACAGtattggaaagaaagaagaaagcataa